From a region of the Paenibacillus sp. R14(2021) genome:
- the yfmH gene encoding EF-P 5-aminopentanol modification-associated protein YfmH, translating into METLAYPGVQETLYREIMPNGLEVVVLPKEGFSKTYATFATKYGSIDNRFAVGNQPPISVPDGIAHFLEHKMFEEPTGDIFATFASQGASANAFTSFDRTVYLFSATEQIDANLTTLIDFVQNPYFTDENVEKEKGIIEQEINMYRDNADWRVYFGLIDALYHHHPIHIDIAGTVASIRQIDKETLYRCYETFYHPSNMFLFVVGGVQPEAVLKLVRDNQAGKSFQPQGEISRFFEKEPASVKIPRKTAALPVSMPKCMIGFKESRTPLQPNELLRTELTTKLMLESLLGSSSPIYHALYDDDLITDSFGHEYNSSEDYAFSVVGGETRDPDELLRRLRDAIEHAQKNGLNQETFERTKRKKIGGYLRMLNSPEAIAGEFTRYRFRGADLFKLLPVYEEITLEEANERLRSHFDWDRMAVSIVSKDAN; encoded by the coding sequence GTGGAAACGTTAGCATACCCCGGCGTTCAAGAAACGCTGTACCGTGAAATCATGCCCAATGGCCTCGAGGTCGTCGTCCTTCCGAAGGAAGGCTTCAGCAAGACGTATGCGACCTTCGCAACGAAATACGGGTCGATCGATAATCGTTTCGCTGTTGGCAATCAACCGCCGATTTCCGTGCCTGACGGCATTGCGCATTTTTTGGAGCATAAGATGTTCGAAGAGCCGACAGGCGATATTTTTGCAACATTTGCATCGCAAGGCGCGTCTGCTAATGCGTTCACTAGTTTTGACCGTACCGTCTACTTATTCTCGGCCACGGAGCAGATCGATGCGAACTTGACTACCTTGATCGATTTTGTCCAGAATCCCTATTTCACAGATGAGAACGTGGAGAAGGAGAAAGGCATCATCGAGCAGGAAATCAACATGTACCGTGACAATGCCGATTGGCGCGTTTACTTTGGGTTGATCGATGCGCTGTACCATCATCATCCGATACATATCGATATTGCCGGGACCGTCGCGTCGATCCGCCAAATCGATAAAGAGACGCTATACCGCTGTTATGAAACGTTTTATCACCCGTCGAACATGTTCCTATTCGTAGTGGGCGGCGTTCAACCGGAAGCAGTCTTGAAGCTGGTCAGGGATAATCAAGCAGGCAAGTCGTTTCAGCCGCAGGGCGAAATTTCCCGTTTCTTCGAGAAAGAACCGGCTTCGGTCAAGATCCCTCGGAAAACGGCTGCACTTCCCGTTTCTATGCCGAAGTGCATGATCGGATTCAAAGAGAGCCGGACGCCGCTTCAACCGAATGAGCTGCTTCGCACGGAGCTGACGACCAAATTAATGCTGGAATCGCTGCTTGGCTCCAGCTCGCCGATTTATCATGCGCTGTATGATGATGATTTGATTACCGATTCGTTCGGTCATGAGTATAACAGCAGCGAAGATTATGCTTTCTCCGTCGTCGGGGGCGAGACGCGTGATCCGGATGAGCTGCTTCGCAGACTGCGGGACGCGATTGAGCATGCCCAAAAAAACGGATTGAATCAAGAAACGTTCGAGCGCACGAAGCGCAAGAAAATCGGCGGTTATCTCCGGATGCTTAATTCCCCTGAGGCGATTGCCGGTGAGTTCACACGCTACCGATTCCGCGGCGCTGACTTGTTTAAGCTGCTTCCGGTTTATGAAGAAATTACGCTCGAGGAAGCGAATGAGCGTCTTCGGAGTCATTTTGACTGGGATCGCATGGCTGTTTCCATCGTGTCGAAGGACGCGAATTGA
- a CDS encoding DUF3243 domain-containing protein, whose product MSTVLTNFGTWKEFLSDRVQQAKSMGLNEDTIANLAFEIGSFLDERVDPKNEEQRTLKELWDAGDEFERKALAGLMVKLVQKS is encoded by the coding sequence ATGTCAACTGTCCTTACTAACTTCGGCACTTGGAAAGAATTTTTGTCGGATCGTGTACAACAAGCGAAAAGTATGGGTTTGAACGAGGATACGATTGCAAACCTCGCCTTTGAGATCGGCTCCTTCCTCGACGAGAGGGTAGATCCCAAAAACGAAGAGCAGCGTACGCTCAAGGAACTATGGGATGCCGGCGATGAATTTGAACGAAAAGCGCTTGCCGGCCTGATGGTCAAGCTTGTACAAAAATCGTAA
- the ymfI gene encoding elongation factor P 5-aminopentanone reductase, with the protein MTVLVTGGSRGIGAAIARRFAAESMNVVIHYNQAHEAANETARSCLRLGAADVFTVSADVRSRDQLIRMREKLEQRGMVPDIVVNNAGIAHYSMLADVTDETWDEVMDINLKGMFLCTQLFMPAMISQRFGRIINVSSIWGLSGASCEVLYSTSKGGMNAFTKALAKELAPSGVTVNAVAPGAVDTVMLDNLDAAEKSALESEIPVGRFAQPEEIASLVYFLALPESAYITGQIISPNGGWLT; encoded by the coding sequence ATGACGGTTCTCGTGACTGGGGGAAGCCGCGGAATCGGAGCGGCTATAGCGCGCCGATTCGCTGCGGAAAGCATGAATGTCGTCATTCACTATAATCAAGCGCACGAAGCTGCGAACGAAACCGCTCGCAGCTGTTTGCGGCTTGGTGCGGCTGATGTTTTTACCGTGTCAGCTGATGTCCGTTCCAGAGACCAGCTCATCCGTATGCGTGAGAAGCTCGAGCAGCGCGGTATGGTACCTGACATTGTGGTGAATAATGCAGGCATCGCGCATTACAGCATGCTTGCCGATGTGACGGACGAAACATGGGATGAGGTTATGGACATTAACTTAAAGGGAATGTTCCTATGTACACAGCTCTTTATGCCTGCTATGATTTCACAGCGGTTTGGCCGCATTATTAACGTATCGTCCATATGGGGATTATCCGGTGCTTCCTGCGAGGTTCTGTACTCAACCAGCAAGGGCGGCATGAACGCGTTCACCAAGGCGTTGGCGAAGGAGCTGGCGCCTTCCGGCGTAACCGTTAATGCCGTTGCTCCGGGAGCCGTCGATACCGTCATGTTGGACAACCTGGATGCAGCTGAGAAGAGCGCGTTGGAATCCGAAATACCCGTTGGCCGCTTCGCACAGCCGGAAGAAATTGCATCGCTTGTCTACTTTCTGGCATTGCCGGAGTCCGCATATATAACCGGGCAAATCATTAGCCCGAATGGCGGATGGTTGACCTGA